The region CTCATTGACATTTCTGTAACAATAAGTTGCTGAAGCAGCCACCATCAAGGTGGAAAGAACCACGAAAACTTTCATATtagctgaaaaatgaaacaataaaatgttAATCTCACAATCAAAATGTTACTGTTTatgaaataattcgaaaaaccCATTAGGCTAACAGCTTCAATCGTAAAACTTCCCACTATTCCAGTTATTtgttgaagtaaaaatttttggcgaGAATTGAAGATTGTTATCCTGGTAAAAAAAACCCTACCGATAGCCCAGccaatttttctgaaaatttatttggtTCTAAGTTAAGTGAAGTCAAACCAGCAGGCCACAAATCATCTTTAAGCTTTAAATAAAACCAATATCACAATTGCGTTGCATGcaatatagaaaaatatatatatatgggctTGTAAATATGTAAGTATCTGTATGGACCCTTGCGACATGCTCATACGACATGTGACACAGTCATTCGTTTTTATAGATAAGACTTCGGTCTATCGTTTCTTCACTTATTATCGAACAATAAATTTGTTACgtacatataaatacacaGGAACAGGCATTGATCCAAAAAAGGCCAGAAATGATTTGCGAGGTTTAGAAACTCGTAGTTACGATATCAAGTAAAGATGTATTTATCAGGGCGCGTACAATAACTTCCCTTTCGCTTCGAGCACAAAGTTGCAAAAAAACTTCTAGGATAAAGTAAGatcgatacaaaaaaaaaattatagttcTAATGAAAGAAATGTCACCAAGTTGATGTTCATTCAAATGCTATTAGAAACTATCTTTGTGAAGAAAGAAGacgaattattcaaatgaCAAGAAGAAACTAACAGTAGAATATGAACGGCGACCGACCGTTAGTATGCCTCGATTTAAAAGCAACTTGTGACGCCCCTGAAGTTTGGTGATACGTCATGAACTGTagtatacatgtgtgtgtaaaaatattctactGCGGAATACGAACGGAGGGGCGATTGTGTTGATTGAATGTGatttaacgtttttttctgAGTATTTTAGTTCatcgataataaaaataaatgtcaattcaaattaattttagtttttacatttcaaacaaaaattacgCACTCCATCTTTTCTGCCTATTCGAAATTCCAGCGGCGAGGTGCTTCAATGGCCAGCTAATAACTTCGCCATTATGCGACGATTGATGAtgggtaaatttttcttgcacTGTCTCAATGTAAGTTGAAATAcactcgaaatttcaaaaagcttCGTTAGTTATCTCacattaacaaaaaatagCCGACAATCAATGTTTCGCTCAAAGATTATCTTATTTgatagatttgaaaataaaaaatatgtgtacTTTTCCCGATCTTTCATATAGCAGCATTTGAAGAACCCGGTTTCCACTTTGATCCGAcatgaaagatattttttctccattatcttattttattcttgACTTTTTTTCGGTGTTACTTAAATATTTAGCTATACAATTATTGATTGCTTTCAGTTTTTAACCATTTGTACACCATAATAGTGCgaaaggaataataataatcaactATTTTCGTGTAAACCAATAACAAAAAGCTATGTTACTATTTGTGTACGGTGAGTAtctcatttttaaaatattgattggcaattgtaattatattttatctaaaatttttcaaagttgtcatgtatacaattaattatttcgattcgttttttgcgtaagcccaaattcagcagctataaatgcgctaataaagttattataatttcttaGAATTTCCTCATAATTTTCTTGGTGGAATGTGTCTATAAAAAagttatattaatccttacacaatatttttgatgtttcCTAATactgataatatttattgtacaGCGGTCGTCGTTGGCGGTGgataggggtggttgcgggtgatcgaggtggacaacgaggacgaggatttctgCACAGTAAGTATAacaattttatgatatttaatggcaattgtaattatattttatctaatattttttaaacttgtcatgtacacaataaattatttcaattgattttttgcGAAAACACAAATTCAGTAACTATAAAGGCGCTACTGAAATTTATTCTactatcaattaattaatttattgtattaatccttacacaatatttttgatgtgttcttatacaggaaatatttattactattgcAGGTGGTTgtcggtggtcgttggaggtggttggcggtcaTAGGAAAATGGCTGGAGAAGGAAGAGAAGGCTAGAAAGGAGGACGAAGAGGACGCGAACAAAGACGAGGAGGAGGTCTAGGCGGACGAGGAGGACGGGGCCGCGGTGGTCGCGGAGAACGATGGCGGTCGGTGGCGCGAGGAGGTAGTTGGGGAGTTCGGCGGTGGACGCGGTGGTCGTCGGAGGCGGTTGTCAGTGGACGTGGTTATGCGTCTTTTCACGGGTATGATCGAGCTGATCGACATTTCTAAGTCGTAGTCGACAAGTAGTCTCACGTACTCACTTTGTACTGACTCAATCTCAAGATTCCATACCGACACTACTTTGGCTGCTGCGAATGTCGGTGCGAGCCCGTTATGTAGAGTCGATAGAGCAGAACCTTCCTACGCTCCCAGGCCCACCTGGGCCCACTTGCCCCCCGAAAACTGGTCACAAAAACTTACCCCGGGGTTTTCgtatttatattcttcagtcaacgactGTGGTCTCGTATAATATCTCGAGCTTGAAAATCGttttgtaaaaagaatcgtAGAATCATCGTCCAGTTTCACGATTCGTATATTTTCTATCACTAATCTATCTACTCAGAATACACTGCATAGATCTATTTGCACTTAGAAAATCTCTACTTTTGCCATATCTGTTATATCGGTTCTTTTGCATCATCGAGACGCCCATGTTTACGCACGTACCGCCTACGCAATACAAGTTGCCTTCATGCAGGcggattttatttattactcaCAATTAATGTTTGCCTCGTAATCACTGGAACGTGTTTTCACGAAACCATCAAGTACAGTCACTTTCATATCagacaatataataattcttcaactcaattttctacctggaaacCTGTTCAATAGATAGTTCGATACATATCCACGAACTTCGGATACCTGGCTGTGATTTTGCGCCCGATAGCTGCAACTTACGTCGCATCGTTGACGCCTGCgcataaatattcatatatggCGACGTTGGCGATAGTAAGACAGCAGTCAACAATACCAGGATACTATCATGTTGGATGCTGGGGCCTTGCAGCTCGGTTCGATTACTGATGTACCATGGACGCAAGCGGTTTGCGTGTTTAATCTCTGAGTAATTAAATGCGTTGCGGTTGGACCGTGTAAAGTGAATCAGAAGACCGAGGCTCAAATCTCCAATTCCACATGATGAGTTCTAATGTGCGGACTTCGAGCAGTTGTGTTTTGATTCTCTCTGCGCAGATTAAGCGAGATACTTGATGCGGGAGTgatgataaataatataaagtttCGTAGAGTTTGAATTCTACCAACGGAGCGTTAGCAAGAAATTTGCCATTGACTCTAGCGTCTCCACGTAAAATGCAGCAACAGGGAACTCCAAAGTTCCTTAAATTCCACCAGAGCAGCGTCAGAAGCGTTGCATTTAGTCCACGGGTATTATGTCATAACATTGCACACCACAAATAATTCATTCCAATTATAAGTAGACTATGCTTATAATTGTCACACAGCTGCTAAGCAACGTATTAATgcaaattcaatattattattattatcaaatcgcCATCAAAAGTAGGAAGCAGAATTTCATCTGCAGACAATACTAATTCATAGGTTTATTCATTCGTTAGACTCTTTTTAATCGTTCAAACATCAAATGCATTCTAATTCTGTTTTCCAGGATAGATATTTGTTCTGCTCTGGTGGATACGATGGCAAAGTCAATCTTTATTCCGCGCTACGTATGGAGCTTCTTATGTGTTACCAGATTACAAGGATGACATTAGCCAAAAATATCAATGCAGTTCGGTTCACTTCTGATGGCTCCAGGGTATggctaaaaattaaaaatactttATCTTGGACTAAGATAATCGTTATGGTTGTTATGGTGAACTTGGATAGTTACAATGTCCTAGAAAACTTAGTCCTCCGTGGCTTGTTTTGAGAACCTGTTTCACTGAGTGTATACTTGGAGATGATTTTCTATACAGTTCTGAATCAATCGATACAAGTGTAGCTGCATAGATATCCTATATTAtcgttggaaatatttttgattcgatACAGAGAATAACAACTAAATCCtcaataataatttgtaaCATTAAACTAAGGCTCGCCTAATGTTCTAGATACTGGCTGCAACAACCGCACGGAGGCTGGTGGTAGTCGATGTTGAAAGAGGTGAACAACTCTTAGCATACGACAACTCCGCTTTCAGTGGCAGAGACAGAACTGGGTTGGCTACCGATCCATCCGGGCCAAACATAGCAGTCGCAGTTTCTGTCAATGGCAAAGGGCTGACTCTGTTGGACCTGAGGATGCCTTTACCTCTAGATTATATTCATGATGTACTTGGTTTCTTTACCATCTACGATATTTTCCTATTTATTCGCACAAAATCAATCTTTAACATGAACAGTCTTTGGAATTACTGACATTTgatgaatattaatttctcAAGTAACTTTAGACTTCTGTCTAGATGTTCCTATATTTTCTTTGTCAGTtatcaatgatttttcaaaggtCAAAGCATTTGGGCTAATGAGAAGGTATTGCTATTAATAGTACAGAATCAAGATAAAAATAACTGTAGTCGATTTGGATGAGTTTTTCTGacgtaaaaattaatatcaactCTCAATTTTACTGTTTTTGTTTCAGCTACATGGGTCAGTGATCAGGGATGTGTGCTTCTTACACTCGTCATGGCCTTGGCAGAGTTCTATTCTCACCGGTGGTACCGATGGTACGTGCAAAGTATCATCGCTGGATGGTCGAGTACTGCATGCATTTCAAACTGGCCATACAGTCAATTCAGTCTGTGTCACCCCTGAACGATTCAGTCGAGGTTCTGAAGATGGATTTTACAGTATGTTTAGAAGAAGCAATTGCAATTCGTTATTTATCCACGGCAATTCGATGActagttttttgaatttgccTGCTCCGATTCACAAAAGCATGCAAATTGTAAtgcattttattcatttcctgGGTTACTCAATCACGAATAcaaaaatgaatcatttttcttctcttacctgaagaagaataaggaaaatatttgattgaaaGGCTTGATCATGAGCGGGGGTGACCTTATTTCGGCATACGTACCAGACACTGGGATACAGGAGCACCTGAAGGAACACAAGGACTTCCCTATATGGAAACTTAGGTACACATCGAACGGAAGTACATTGTATTCCGTGTGTGATGGTGGTATTTTACGAAAATACAGACGATATCCAGATCATCATGAATTCCTTGGCGAAGTCTATCGGCACAAGGGTGACATTCAGGACTTCGATTTGTCTTCTTACGACGAATGTATCCTTATAAAACAAAGAGACGAGTCTCAGCTTGAATTAAATGAACCCATTAAATCTTGATACAATTTCTACAACTGTGCTGTGTCGATCGAATTTTTCGCTTTAGTTTTATATTCGAAATGCGTAGAAAattctttttgaaaaactacCGTTACGTCAATCTTGTAGAGTGTGCAATCCTTGACATGCTGTTCAGATATAGTGACCGCATCGAAAGACCGCAGTGTTGGCGTGCTTCTGCTGGGTCCACCTAACCACGGTTTTACCGAATACATGGAGCTTACATGATGATAGAAGCGATCTCAATCCGTCctgaaatttcttttattaacGCCTTACACTTTAGCGGTTATTATGGTGCAGTTGGAAATTATGAATGTTGAAACTAGTGAAGATAAGGCAACGATAAGGATCCTAgtatattccatttttatgAAGGCCTATCTATGCAACGACAATTCGTACATGTAATACATTCGTAACATTCTACGTAATGTAACGTAATGTGACCATAAGTGTTACGAACTTTTGTTACATTGCCGCTTTTGTGAATTTGTCCAAAACTCAAACTTGATTTCGTCAATTTCGTACACCTCCAGTAGCATGACCCATTTCTCGAGGGAAGCaccgaaaatttattatttgttgaaTCTGAACACGTAAACTGTGTTAAACTCTTCATAATCACACGACCAATCACATCTCGTTCATGTATTACGAAATTCGTTATTGAATATCAGTATCATTTATATTCGGCGATCAATATTGAAATGCCAAGTTCAGTTTGAATGATTTTGTAAAGCTCGTAACTGCagcaataaattaaaatttttcaattacaccGATGATTCGCGAATGTCGGAATGATTCATCCAAGTTCAAGAATGAATACCATGTTATGTAACTAGTTTCTTTTTACGTGCTTATTACGATATATCATGGTATAAAATCAGGACAATATATCGGTTATTGTTTATACGTCGAGTATAGCGGACTGTGAAAAACGTTTAATGATTCTTTTTAATTGAAAGAATCATGAGACGCATGAAGTGAAAACGTTTTAAAAAAGGTGAAGGGTTCCTGTTTTATCGATGTGTTccaattatataaatatatcaaacTGTTCAAAAGCATTTTCAGCAGCGTTACAAAAGCGTTATATTTAAGTTTCGATTGCGAAATTACGACCGTTTTGACCTAGTTTTAAATGGTGTTTCTGCAATCTagctttgaaatttattacgtGCATGTAAATAGTTATTAATCCACACatgaacaataatttttacggACAAATTACTCAGTGCTActtatttaaattattgtaaaGCAGATTTCGTAACTTCACTGCCAGCCGCGGGCACAATCAATGAATCTAATAGTAAGTCTGAATAAAGTACGGTTAAAAC is a window of Neodiprion pinetum isolate iyNeoPine1 chromosome 4, iyNeoPine1.2, whole genome shotgun sequence DNA encoding:
- the LOC124216571 gene encoding uncharacterized protein isoform X2 → MQQQGTPKFLKFHQSSVRSVAFSPRDRYLFCSGGYDGKVNLYSALRMELLMCYQITRMTLAKNINAVRFTSDGSRILAATTARRLVVVDVERGEQLLAYDNSAFSGRDRTGLATDPSGPNIAVAVSVNGKGLTLLDLRMPLPLDYIHDLHGSVIRDVCFLHSSWPWQSSILTGGTDGLIMSGGDLISAYVPDTGIQEHLKEHKDFPIWKLRYTSNGSTLYSVCDGGILRKYRRYPDHHEFLGEVYRHKGDIQDFDLSSYDEYIVTASKDRSVGVLLLGPPNHGFTEYMELT
- the LOC124216571 gene encoding uncharacterized protein isoform X1, with protein sequence MQQQGTPKFLKFHQSSVRSVAFSPRDRYLFCSGGYDGKVNLYSALRMELLMCYQITRMTLAKNINAVRFTSDGSRILAATTARRLVVVDVERGEQLLAYDNSAFSGRDRTGLATDPSGPNIAVAVSVNGKGLTLLDLRMPLPLDYIHDLHGSVIRDVCFLHSSWPWQSSILTGGTDGTCKVSSLDGRVLHAFQTGHTVNSVCVTPERFSRGSEDGFYSLIMSGGDLISAYVPDTGIQEHLKEHKDFPIWKLRYTSNGSTLYSVCDGGILRKYRRYPDHHEFLGEVYRHKGDIQDFDLSSYDEYIVTASKDRSVGVLLLGPPNHGFTEYMELT